Below is a window of Candidatus Aegiribacteria sp. DNA.
CTCATAAACTTCAGCAGGACATGAAAAAGAAAAAGCTGTCTAAGAAGGAGGAGGCCTTTCAGAAAAAGGCGATAGATCTGGAATACCAGCAGGAGTTCAGCCCGGCTGATATGGCTATTCTCGAACTGCTGGATGGAAAAAAGACAGCCAAGGTTCATGTTCACAAAGAGGACGATGTCCTTTACCTGATTGCGCTTGCGAAGAAATACGGAATCAGGGCTACCGCTGATCACACCGGTGATGTTTTTCACCGGGAAGTATTCAACGATCTGGCAAGCGCCGGTATTCCAATAGTATACGGGCCCATGGGTTGTGTAGGTTACAAAGTCGAGCTTAAGCATGCATACTACCAGAACGCCGGGCTTCTAATGAAATCCAGAGCGTTCTACGGCCTGATGACCGACCACCCCGTGATATGGGCACCCGCATTGAGGGACAGTCTTAAATTCTTCCTGATAGCCGGAATGAGCCCCGAGGAAGCAATATCTCTGATTACTTTCAAGAACGCTAAGATTCTCGGAATAGATGACCAGCTGGGTACCATTGAGGCCGGCAAGACCGCGAGCCTTCTTGTATGGGATCGCAATCCTCTGGACCTCGCGGCTTTCCCCAGAATGGTGATGGCTGAGGGGAAAATCATCAGAAAGTAGTGTTACCGTCAGGTATCTGGAAATACTCCTGCAATGTAGTCTTTTCGCGAAGGATGG
It encodes the following:
- a CDS encoding amidohydrolase family protein; this encodes MSQKKQTIISAEVLYDGHTKKENCSVVVEGNKIVDVVRKKMKSDYHGFVTPGFIDAHSHIGMDREGEPWTESETNDTLAQILPVNDPINSIYFDDRAFKDAVDFGILYSCVVPGSGNLFGGKAKVIRNFTPNRKNAVIKDYGYKMALGFNPRSTTDWKGDRPNTRMGVYALLEQKFDEVLNKRNKAELEKEKSSHKLQQDMKKKKLSKKEEAFQKKAIDLEYQQEFSPADMAILELLDGKKTAKVHVHKEDDVLYLIALAKKYGIRATADHTGDVFHREVFNDLASAGIPIVYGPMGCVGYKVELKHAYYQNAGLLMKSRAFYGLMTDHPVIWAPALRDSLKFFLIAGMSPEEAISLITFKNAKILGIDDQLGTIEAGKTASLLVWDRNPLDLAAFPRMVMAEGKIIRK